One window from the genome of Phalacrocorax aristotelis chromosome 20, bGulAri2.1, whole genome shotgun sequence encodes:
- the RSPO1 gene encoding R-spondin-1, whose translation MQLGLFVVVVFLSSMDLTGSSKVVKGKRQRRISTELSQGCARGCDLCSEFNGCLRCSPKLFILLERNDIRQIGICLPSCPLGYFGLRNTDMNKCIKCKIENCESCFSRNFCTKCKEGLYLHKGRCYVTCPEGYSAANGTMECSSPAQCEMSEWGPWGPCSKKRKLCGFKKGNEDRTRRILQAPSGDVSLCPATTEVRRCTVQKNQCPEGKRKKKEEQGKQDNANGNRNRKDTKDAKSGTKKRKSKQRGAAVPATSASPAQ comes from the exons ATGCAGCTTGGACtgtttgtggtggtggtttttctAAGCTCGATGGATCtaacaggcagcagcaaagtggTGAAGGGCAAGAGGCAAAGACGAA TCAGCACCGAGCTGAGTCAGGGCTGCGCCAGAGGCTGCGACCTGTGCTCCGAGTTCAATGGGTGCCTGAGATGTTCCCCCAAACTCTTCATCCTTCTGGAGAGGAATGATATTCGGCAAATTGGGATTTGCCTACCGTCTTGTCCACTGGGATACTTTGGCCTTCGCAATACAGACATGAACAAGTGCATCA aatgCAAAATTGAGAACTGTGAGTCCTGTTTCAGTCGAAACTTTTGCACAAAATGTAAGGAAGGTTTGTATTTGCACAAAGGGAGATGTTACGTCACATGCCCCGAAGGCTACTCTGCTGCCAACGGCACCATGGAGTGCAGCAGTCCTG CACAATGTGAAATGAGCGAGTGGGGGCCCTGGGGGCCCTGCTCCAAGAAGAGGAAGCTCTGTGgcttcaagaagggcaacgaagacCGAACGCGGCGGATCCTGCAGGCTCCCTCCGGAGAtgtgtccctgtgtcctgcaACCACGGAGGTGCGGAGATGCACCGTGCAGAAGAACCAGTGCCCCGAAG ggaaaagaaagaaaaaggaagagcaaggaAAGCAAGATAATGCGAATGGGAACAGAAATCGAAAAGACACCAAAGACGCCAAGTCTGGCAccaagaagaggaagagcaaaCAGAGAGGGGCCGCGGTCCCCGCCACGTCCGCTAGCCCTGCCCAGTAG